The following proteins come from a genomic window of Tepidibacillus fermentans:
- a CDS encoding MFS transporter — MEQKIHHKLSHKMKINHPKILNKDARLLLLVSTLYTIAIALSNTFVNVYLWKLEKNYILIGWFNFSQYLTTLIIFVLAGKLSKNLDRVILLRIGVVILTIFYLVVLVLGSRSAEHSVLLGSLLGIGQGFYWFSFNHLYFEITTSKNRDIFNGWNGLFTSAGGIVAPFLSGWFISHKPGFTGYRLIFFISLFVFLLAVMVSFLFYKRPLKGRYRLTKVLKQSITQTPWRNISLGMMAQGGREGVITFLTGLLVYISTNNEFSLGTYSMLISLVALVSYFLAGKWMKKVSRNRSMMIGSLMMAVVVIPMFLKTSYTTLLIYGIGTSLFAPLYFIPLTSVVFDFIGKNEETVSLRSEYIVLREIGSNLGRMMILLVFIVFIKWVGLHHLRYILLISGTLQVVTWLSFRKVLASS; from the coding sequence GTGGAACAAAAAATTCATCATAAATTAAGTCATAAAATGAAAATCAATCACCCCAAAATATTAAATAAAGATGCTCGTCTACTTTTACTAGTGAGTACTTTATATACGATTGCCATCGCATTATCAAATACATTTGTAAATGTATATTTGTGGAAATTAGAGAAAAATTATATCCTGATTGGGTGGTTCAATTTTTCGCAATATTTAACAACATTAATCATTTTTGTTCTTGCGGGGAAATTGTCCAAGAATTTAGATCGTGTAATTTTACTTCGAATCGGCGTAGTGATATTGACAATTTTTTACCTTGTTGTCCTTGTTCTTGGCTCTCGCTCTGCCGAACATTCGGTTTTATTAGGATCTTTGCTTGGAATTGGTCAGGGATTTTATTGGTTTTCCTTCAATCATTTATACTTTGAGATTACAACATCGAAAAATCGGGATATTTTTAATGGGTGGAATGGTTTATTTACTTCTGCTGGGGGGATTGTAGCACCATTTTTATCAGGATGGTTTATTTCGCATAAACCGGGTTTTACTGGCTACCGACTCATATTTTTTATCTCCTTATTTGTATTTTTGCTTGCCGTTATGGTTAGTTTTCTCTTTTATAAGCGTCCTTTAAAGGGAAGGTATCGTTTAACCAAAGTATTAAAACAAAGTATCACCCAAACACCTTGGCGTAATATTTCCCTGGGAATGATGGCTCAAGGTGGAAGAGAAGGGGTGATTACTTTCCTTACAGGATTATTGGTTTATATTTCAACGAATAATGAGTTTTCTTTAGGTACCTATTCGATGTTGATTTCACTTGTCGCACTTGTCAGTTATTTTCTAGCCGGAAAATGGATGAAAAAAGTGTCGCGAAATCGGTCGATGATGATCGGTTCATTGATGATGGCAGTGGTTGTGATCCCTATGTTTTTAAAGACATCCTATACCACATTATTGATTTATGGAATTGGAACCAGTTTGTTTGCACCACTTTATTTCATCCCTTTAACTTCTGTCGTTTTTGACTTCATCGGTAAAAATGAAGAAACGGTGAGTTTAAGATCTGAGTATATTGTTTTGAGGGAAATTGGCTCAAACCTTGGTAGAATGATGATACTTCTAGTGTTTATCGTTTTTATCAAATGGGTTGGACTTCACCATCTTCGCTACATTCTTTTAATCTCTGGTACGTTACAAGTTGTTACGTGGCTATCGTTTAGAAAAGTATTAGCTTCTAGCTGA
- the sdhB gene encoding succinate dehydrogenase iron-sulfur subunit, with product MSEKTIHLIITRQDGPDSKPYKEEFKVRYRPNMNVISALMEIQKNPVNAKGEKTTPVVWEMNCLEEVCGACSMVINGKPRQSCSALIDQLEQPIRLEPMSTFPVIRDLMVDRSRMFDALKRVKAWIPIDGTYDLGPGPRMPEHTRQWAYELSKCMTCGVCMEACPNVNSKSAFIGPFAISQVRLFNTHPTGAMNKWERLEALMGDGGATDCGNSQNCVQACPKGIPLTTSIADINRQLTIYSFKKFFVS from the coding sequence ATGAGTGAAAAAACAATTCATTTAATTATAACCCGTCAAGATGGACCAGACTCCAAACCCTATAAGGAAGAATTTAAGGTTCGTTACCGCCCAAATATGAACGTAATTAGTGCTTTGATGGAAATACAAAAGAATCCAGTCAATGCTAAAGGTGAAAAAACAACACCTGTTGTTTGGGAAATGAACTGTTTGGAAGAGGTTTGCGGTGCTTGTTCTATGGTGATCAACGGCAAACCAAGACAATCTTGTAGTGCATTAATTGACCAATTAGAACAACCTATTCGCTTAGAACCAATGAGCACATTCCCAGTAATTCGCGACTTGATGGTTGATCGCAGTAGAATGTTTGATGCCTTAAAACGTGTGAAGGCTTGGATTCCAATTGATGGAACCTATGATTTAGGGCCTGGTCCAAGAATGCCTGAGCATACACGTCAATGGGCATATGAATTATCCAAATGTATGACTTGTGGAGTATGTATGGAAGCATGTCCAAACGTAAATAGCAAGTCTGCATTTATTGGACCATTTGCAATCAGTCAAGTCCGTTTATTCAATACTCATCCAACAGGGGCAATGAATAAGTGGGAACGTTTAGAGGCACTGATGGGTGATGGTGGTGCGACAGATTGTGGTAACTCACAGAACTGTGTTCAAGCTTGTCCAAAAGGAATTCCATTAACGACTTCTATTGCTGATATTAACCGTCAATTAACAATTTATTCCTTTAAGAAATTCTTTGTAAGTTAA
- the sdhA gene encoding succinate dehydrogenase flavoprotein subunit yields the protein MSNQRIIIVGGGLAGLMAAVKVAEAGVHVDLFSLVPVKRSHSVCAQGGINGAVNTKGEGDSPWIHFDDTVYGGDFLANQPPVKAMAEAAPGIIHLFDRMGVMFNRTPEGLLDFRRFGGTQHHRTAFAGATTGQQLLYAADEQVRRWEVAGLVTKYEHWEFLSVVLDDEGRARGIVAQDLRSMEIHTFVGDAVLLATGGLGMIFGKSTNSVINTGYATSAVYRQGAYYGNPEFIQIHPTAIPGDDKDRLMSESARGEGGRVWTYKDGKPWYFLEEKYPAYGNLVPRDIATREIFHVVVDLGLGVDGENKVYLDLSHKDPKELDIKLGGIMEIYEKFVGDDPRKVPMKIFPSVHYSMGGLWVDYDHMTNIPGLFAAGEVDYQYHGANRLGANSLLSAIYSGMITGPKMVQYIKGLKKASADVSSKFFEEQKRKEQQKYDSITKMNGNENPYKLHEELGKWMTENVTVVRYNDRLLKTDEKIQELMERYKRINIDDASKWSNQATIFTRQLEGMLVLARAITLGAYHRNESRGAHYKPEFPNRNDEEWLKTTKASYTPDGPKFEYEDVDVSLIKPRLRNYAVSKEETIK from the coding sequence ATGAGTAATCAGAGGATAATCATAGTTGGTGGTGGATTGGCAGGTTTGATGGCAGCTGTCAAAGTTGCAGAAGCAGGTGTACATGTTGATTTATTTTCTTTAGTACCAGTTAAGCGCTCTCATTCCGTTTGTGCGCAAGGTGGAATTAATGGTGCTGTAAATACCAAGGGTGAGGGTGACTCCCCATGGATTCATTTTGACGATACCGTATATGGTGGAGATTTCTTAGCAAACCAACCTCCTGTTAAAGCGATGGCAGAAGCAGCTCCTGGAATCATCCATCTGTTTGACCGAATGGGTGTTATGTTTAATAGAACTCCTGAAGGACTTCTTGATTTCCGTCGTTTCGGTGGTACACAACATCATCGTACCGCCTTTGCTGGTGCAACAACAGGACAACAATTACTTTATGCTGCTGATGAACAGGTTCGTCGTTGGGAAGTAGCAGGGTTAGTAACGAAATACGAACACTGGGAATTCTTATCCGTTGTCCTTGATGATGAAGGAAGAGCAAGAGGTATTGTAGCCCAAGATTTAAGAAGCATGGAGATACATACTTTTGTCGGTGACGCAGTCTTATTAGCAACAGGTGGACTGGGTATGATCTTCGGTAAATCAACCAACTCGGTGATTAATACCGGTTATGCAACAAGTGCAGTTTATCGTCAGGGTGCATATTATGGAAACCCAGAATTTATTCAAATTCATCCAACCGCTATTCCTGGTGATGACAAAGACCGATTAATGTCTGAGTCTGCTCGCGGAGAAGGTGGAAGAGTATGGACTTATAAAGATGGTAAGCCTTGGTACTTCTTAGAAGAAAAGTATCCAGCTTATGGAAACCTCGTTCCACGCGATATAGCAACCAGAGAAATTTTCCACGTTGTTGTTGACCTTGGCCTAGGGGTAGATGGGGAAAACAAAGTTTATCTTGATTTATCTCATAAAGATCCAAAAGAATTAGATATTAAACTTGGCGGTATCATGGAAATTTATGAGAAATTCGTCGGTGATGATCCAAGAAAAGTCCCAATGAAGATCTTCCCAAGCGTTCACTATTCAATGGGTGGATTATGGGTTGATTACGATCATATGACCAATATTCCTGGTCTCTTTGCTGCTGGAGAAGTGGATTACCAATATCATGGTGCTAATCGTTTAGGAGCAAACTCTTTATTATCTGCGATTTATAGTGGCATGATCACAGGTCCTAAGATGGTTCAGTATATCAAAGGATTAAAGAAAGCTTCTGCTGATGTATCAAGTAAATTCTTTGAAGAGCAAAAGCGGAAAGAACAACAAAAATACGATTCCATCACTAAGATGAACGGTAATGAAAATCCATATAAACTCCATGAAGAGCTTGGAAAATGGATGACTGAGAACGTTACTGTCGTTCGTTATAATGATCGTCTCCTCAAAACAGATGAAAAGATTCAAGAGCTTATGGAACGCTATAAGCGGATTAATATTGATGATGCTTCCAAATGGAGTAATCAGGCTACCATATTTACACGTCAATTAGAAGGTATGCTTGTCTTAGCGCGTGCTATTACATTGGGTGCTTATCATCGTAATGAAAGCCGTGGTGCTCATTACAAACCGGAGTTTCCAAATCGTAATGATGAGGAATGGTTAAAGACAACCAAGGCATCTTATACACCAGATGGTCCTAAATTTGAATATGAAGATGTGGATGTCTCTTTAATTAAGCCTAGACTTCGAAATTATGCAGTGTCTAAGGAGGAGACGATAAAATGA
- a CDS encoding succinate dehydrogenase cytochrome b558 subunit, with protein MATSHFFNRRLHSLLGIIPVGVFLLIHLTVNYMATRGPESFNNAAGFMESLPYLAVLEWVLIFLPLLYHAIYGLYIALQAKHNVGNFGYFRNVMFMLQRYTGIITLIFVGWHVWETRAQMALGTKELNFNMMADILQNNWMMAFYLVGVISAVFHFSNGMWSFLVSWGITIGPRSQRISTYVWMTVFVLVSIVAVSALFSFTNAEYIKEAAKLTTH; from the coding sequence ATGGCAACTTCGCATTTTTTTAATCGTAGGTTGCACTCTTTGTTAGGAATTATTCCTGTAGGTGTGTTTTTATTGATTCATTTAACGGTTAATTACATGGCTACAAGAGGTCCAGAGTCTTTTAATAATGCAGCAGGATTCATGGAAAGCCTACCTTATCTCGCTGTTCTTGAGTGGGTATTGATTTTCTTACCACTTTTATACCATGCAATTTATGGACTTTATATTGCACTCCAAGCAAAGCATAACGTAGGTAACTTTGGTTACTTCCGTAACGTAATGTTTATGTTACAACGATACACAGGTATTATTACTTTAATCTTTGTTGGTTGGCATGTTTGGGAAACACGTGCTCAGATGGCTTTGGGAACGAAGGAACTGAACTTTAACATGATGGCTGATATTTTACAAAATAATTGGATGATGGCCTTTTATTTAGTTGGTGTGATTTCTGCAGTCTTCCATTTTTCTAATGGAATGTGGTCGTTCTTAGTAAGTTGGGGAATTACGATTGGTCCACGTTCACAAAGAATTTCAACCTATGTATGGATGACCGTATTTGTACTAGTCTCGATCGTTGCTGTTTCTGCGCTATTCTCTTTCACAAATGCGGAGTATATTAAAGAAGCAGCGAAATTAACTACTCATTAA
- the uvrC gene encoding excinuclease ABC subunit UvrC: MNLNIKEKLALLPDKPGCYLMKNKDGQVIYVGKAKVLKNRVRSYFTGSHDAKTQKLVSEIVDFEYIITDSNVEALILENNLIKKYRPHYNIMLKDDKTYPYIKLTADEHPRLEVTRKVKKDKAKYFGPYPNAGSAQQVKKLLDKIYPLRKCKNLKDRVCLYYHLDQCLAPCEYEVNQEIYEEITKKISRFLQGDYKEIADELIRKMEQAAENLEFERAKEYRDQLKDIENIMSKQVITLNDRMDRDIFGMYTDKGWMCVQVFYMRQGNLIEREVSMFPYYGTKEEDFMSFITQFYFENPVLPKEILLSEDIELDYALLEEWLQIKIHQPKRGQKRKLVEMAMENAKAALEEKFNLEARNEAKTIQAVQRLGELLGIHTPHRIEAFDNSNIQGTDPVSAMVVFIDGYPDKSSYRKYKVKDVKGPDDFHTMQEVIRRRYTRILKEGLNLPDLIIVDGGKQQIIAAIDVLENELGLSIPVAGLKKDEKHRTALLLYGDPLEPILMERNSQEFYLLQRIQDEVHRFAISFHRQARSKSMLYSQLDEIPGVGEKRKKLLLKHFGSIKNMREATVEEFRKIGIGDKLAQQILTALRSEEKKD, from the coding sequence ATGAATCTGAACATTAAGGAGAAACTTGCACTACTCCCTGATAAACCAGGCTGTTATCTGATGAAAAATAAGGATGGGCAAGTCATTTATGTTGGCAAAGCAAAAGTTCTTAAAAACCGTGTTCGTTCCTATTTTACAGGAAGTCATGATGCGAAAACACAAAAATTAGTTAGTGAAATTGTAGACTTTGAATATATTATTACCGATTCGAATGTCGAAGCACTCATCTTAGAGAACAATTTAATCAAAAAATATCGTCCTCATTATAATATTATGCTAAAAGATGACAAAACTTACCCGTATATCAAATTAACTGCAGATGAACACCCCCGGCTTGAAGTAACAAGAAAAGTTAAAAAAGACAAAGCGAAGTACTTTGGACCTTATCCCAATGCGGGATCAGCTCAACAAGTTAAGAAATTATTAGATAAAATCTATCCCTTACGTAAATGTAAAAATTTAAAAGACCGTGTATGCCTTTACTATCATCTAGATCAATGCCTAGCGCCTTGTGAATACGAGGTTAATCAAGAAATTTATGAAGAGATCACGAAAAAGATTTCACGTTTTTTACAAGGAGATTATAAAGAGATTGCTGATGAATTAATACGAAAAATGGAACAAGCAGCAGAAAATCTAGAGTTTGAACGGGCAAAAGAATATCGCGACCAATTAAAAGATATCGAAAATATTATGTCAAAACAAGTGATCACTTTAAACGATCGGATGGATCGCGATATTTTTGGGATGTATACTGATAAAGGATGGATGTGTGTTCAAGTCTTTTATATGAGACAGGGAAATCTAATTGAACGAGAAGTCTCAATGTTTCCCTATTACGGAACAAAAGAAGAAGACTTTATGTCCTTTATTACTCAATTTTATTTTGAAAATCCTGTTCTTCCAAAAGAAATCTTACTTTCAGAAGATATTGAATTGGATTATGCACTATTAGAAGAATGGCTACAAATCAAAATTCATCAACCAAAAAGAGGTCAAAAAAGAAAATTGGTTGAAATGGCAATGGAAAATGCCAAGGCAGCACTAGAGGAAAAATTCAATCTAGAAGCAAGAAATGAGGCAAAAACAATTCAAGCTGTTCAACGGTTAGGAGAGTTACTAGGCATTCATACCCCGCATCGAATTGAAGCTTTTGATAACTCCAATATTCAAGGCACCGATCCTGTTTCTGCCATGGTGGTATTTATCGATGGTTATCCTGACAAATCAAGCTACCGTAAATATAAAGTAAAGGATGTAAAAGGGCCAGACGATTTTCATACCATGCAGGAGGTCATTCGTCGAAGATATACTAGAATATTGAAAGAAGGATTAAACCTTCCTGATTTAATTATTGTCGATGGTGGCAAACAGCAAATCATTGCAGCCATAGATGTGCTTGAAAATGAATTGGGTTTATCGATTCCAGTAGCTGGCTTAAAGAAAGATGAAAAGCATCGAACAGCATTGTTACTTTATGGCGATCCGTTAGAACCAATTCTGATGGAGAGGAATAGCCAAGAATTTTATCTTTTGCAACGAATCCAAGATGAGGTACACCGTTTTGCGATTTCCTTTCATCGTCAGGCCCGAAGTAAAAGTATGTTGTATTCTCAATTAGATGAGATACCTGGTGTCGGAGAGAAAAGAAAAAAATTATTGTTAAAGCATTTTGGCTCGATCAAAAATATGCGGGAAGCAACGGTGGAAGAGTTTCGAAAAATTGGCATAGGGGATAAATTAGCACAACAGATTTTAACCGCTCTACGCTCTGAGGAAAAAAAAGATTAG
- a CDS encoding aspartate kinase has product MGIIVKKFGGSSVANVDRIKAVAKIIANTKDQGHQCVVVVSAMGDHTDELLDLAHQISANPSSRELDMLLTTGEQVSISLLAMTLQEMGHRAISLTGWQAGIETEDVHGKARITNINTERIFKELDHDQVVIVAGFQGVFANQEITTLGRGGSDTSAVALAAALHADICEIYTDVEGVYTTDPRAVKNAKKLDEVSYDEMLELANLGAVVLHPRSVENAKHHGVKLVVRSSFVDTPGTEIKEEKSMENVHVVTGVAYDMDVTRIQVVDLENKIDALADLFTTLANESINVDMIVTSDYEKDRINVSFSISDQDIHATLKVLERKFGEQAKVSHDHHLAKVSIVGAGMISNPGVAAKMFKILSDAGITIHMVTTSEIKVSCLVPKIQAKEAVQALHDAFELGKE; this is encoded by the coding sequence ATGGGGATCATTGTAAAAAAGTTTGGTGGCTCGTCGGTAGCAAATGTTGACCGAATCAAAGCAGTAGCAAAAATCATCGCGAATACAAAAGATCAAGGACATCAATGTGTTGTGGTTGTTTCCGCAATGGGAGATCATACAGATGAATTGTTAGACTTAGCCCATCAGATTTCGGCGAATCCTTCTTCTAGGGAATTGGATATGCTATTGACGACTGGGGAACAGGTATCTATCTCTTTATTAGCGATGACCTTACAAGAGATGGGACATCGGGCGATCTCCCTTACAGGTTGGCAAGCAGGTATTGAAACGGAAGATGTTCATGGAAAAGCACGAATTACCAATATTAATACGGAACGAATTTTCAAAGAATTAGATCATGATCAAGTTGTGATTGTTGCTGGATTCCAAGGTGTTTTTGCCAATCAAGAAATCACAACATTAGGAAGAGGTGGCTCAGACACAAGTGCTGTCGCTTTAGCTGCTGCTCTTCATGCAGATATTTGTGAAATTTATACCGATGTTGAGGGAGTATATACGACTGACCCCAGGGCTGTGAAGAATGCAAAAAAATTAGATGAGGTAAGTTATGATGAAATGTTAGAACTTGCAAATTTAGGAGCGGTAGTATTGCATCCGCGTTCCGTTGAAAATGCCAAACATCATGGAGTGAAACTCGTTGTCCGTTCCAGTTTTGTCGATACTCCCGGAACTGAAATTAAGGAGGAGAAATCAATGGAGAATGTTCACGTCGTTACAGGGGTAGCTTACGATATGGATGTGACACGCATTCAAGTAGTCGATTTAGAGAACAAAATCGATGCATTAGCTGATTTATTTACGACTTTGGCGAATGAAAGCATCAACGTCGATATGATTGTGACCAGTGATTATGAAAAAGATCGGATTAATGTCTCTTTTTCTATCTCCGATCAAGATATTCATGCAACCCTAAAAGTATTAGAACGAAAATTTGGAGAACAAGCAAAAGTCAGTCATGATCATCATTTGGCAAAGGTTTCTATCGTTGGAGCCGGTATGATTTCTAACCCTGGAGTCGCTGCAAAAATGTTCAAGATCCTAAGTGATGCAGGAATCACGATTCATATGGTTACTACTTCTGAGATTAAAGTATCTTGTCTAGTGCCAAAGATACAAGCAAAAGAAGCCGTTCAAGCTTTACACGACGCTTTTGAACTAGGAAAGGAATAA
- the trxA gene encoding thioredoxin, producing MAIVHVTDQSFATEVESTGTVLVDFWAPWCGPCKMIAPVLEEIDQEIGDKLTIAKLNVDDNPASAAKYGIMGIPTLLLFQNGKPVEKIVGYQPKAQLMATLSKHL from the coding sequence ATGGCAATTGTTCATGTTACTGATCAATCTTTTGCTACTGAAGTAGAAAGCACAGGTACAGTTCTTGTTGACTTCTGGGCACCTTGGTGTGGACCTTGCAAAATGATTGCGCCTGTACTTGAGGAAATCGATCAGGAAATCGGAGATAAATTAACGATTGCAAAGTTAAATGTTGATGATAATCCAGCTTCCGCTGCAAAATATGGAATTATGGGAATCCCAACTTTATTGCTTTTCCAAAATGGAAAACCAGTAGAGAAAATCGTTGGTTATCAACCAAAAGCTCAATTAATGGCAACTTTAAGCAAGCATCTATAA
- a CDS encoding spore germination protein, with protein sequence MNQFLGINKSFDVIYRKLHYGGKEFALYFIDGFAKDDIMNQIMRYLGKLEPKDLTPDTLKRLLQTHIGYLEVEEADDFKKIVSQILAGPLALFIEGEDKAILIDARTYPARGPQEPDIERVVRGSRDGFVETLIFNTALTRRRLRDPSLRMEYLQVGERSKTDIVLAYLEDVANPNLVELIKEKINKMEIDGLPMAEKTLEEYLFPNHWNPYPMVRYTERPDVAAVHLLEGHVLIYVDTSPSVMITPTTLFHHVQHAEEYRQKPVIGAYLRWVRFIALIMSVILLPLWYAAVKDPSILPDSLHFLEPKKPGEIHLFWQFMFAELGLDILRMAAIHTPSSLATAMGLIAAIVIGQMAIDVGLFTKEVILYLSIAGIGTFATPSYELSLANRIVRIILIILVELFGVIGLLIGLILWFLLLGFSKSLDTPYLWPLIPFNGKALLDVIVRSPIPYKNKRPRILSPKDLDRSPGE encoded by the coding sequence ATGAACCAATTTTTGGGTATCAATAAGAGTTTTGATGTGATCTACCGCAAACTCCATTATGGAGGAAAGGAATTTGCCCTTTATTTTATTGATGGCTTTGCGAAAGATGATATTATGAACCAAATTATGAGATATTTAGGAAAGTTAGAACCGAAAGATTTAACCCCTGATACATTAAAACGGTTGTTACAAACCCATATTGGCTATTTGGAAGTTGAAGAAGCTGATGATTTTAAAAAGATTGTTTCACAAATCCTTGCTGGGCCATTGGCTTTATTCATCGAGGGAGAAGACAAAGCGATTCTTATTGACGCAAGAACTTATCCTGCAAGGGGGCCACAGGAACCAGATATTGAACGGGTGGTGCGTGGATCCCGTGATGGTTTTGTCGAAACCTTAATTTTTAATACCGCTCTCACCCGAAGACGTTTACGAGATCCTTCTTTACGGATGGAATATTTGCAGGTAGGGGAACGTTCAAAAACAGATATTGTTTTAGCTTATCTTGAAGATGTAGCCAATCCTAACTTGGTAGAATTGATTAAAGAAAAAATCAATAAGATGGAAATTGATGGGTTACCCATGGCAGAAAAAACATTAGAGGAGTATCTTTTTCCAAATCATTGGAACCCTTATCCGATGGTTCGCTATACGGAGAGACCAGATGTAGCGGCTGTACATCTACTCGAGGGACATGTTCTGATTTATGTGGATACGTCGCCTAGTGTGATGATTACGCCAACTACGTTATTTCACCATGTCCAACATGCAGAAGAATATCGGCAAAAACCGGTAATTGGTGCTTATTTACGTTGGGTACGTTTTATTGCATTAATAATGTCTGTCATTTTGTTACCTTTATGGTATGCGGCTGTTAAGGATCCTTCCATACTTCCAGACTCTTTACATTTTCTCGAACCGAAAAAACCAGGTGAAATTCACTTGTTTTGGCAATTTATGTTTGCTGAGCTTGGATTGGATATTTTGCGAATGGCAGCAATCCATACTCCTTCCTCTTTAGCGACAGCAATGGGATTAATTGCAGCGATCGTGATTGGTCAAATGGCAATTGATGTTGGTTTATTTACAAAGGAAGTGATTTTATACTTATCAATAGCCGGAATTGGAACATTTGCGACGCCAAGCTATGAACTAAGTCTTGCGAATCGAATCGTACGGATCATCTTGATTATTCTTGTTGAACTATTTGGGGTAATAGGACTTCTAATTGGACTTATTCTTTGGTTTTTGCTTTTAGGGTTCTCAAAGTCTCTTGATACACCCTATCTTTGGCCACTTATTCCGTTTAACGGGAAGGCTTTGTTAGATGTTATTGTTCGATCACCGATACCTTATAAAAATAAACGCCCGAGAATCCTATCTCCAAAGGATCTAGATCGAAGTCCAGGGGAATAA